CACGAGCGGATCGATCTTGCCGAACTTGCCGACGCGCGAGTTGATCGTCTTGGTCCAGATCCACCGGCTGTCGTATCTGACATCGGCGGCGAAGGCCAGCTCGGTACCGGGAAGCAGGCAAACCGCGACGCCTGGTTCGCGCTCGCTTGCGAAGCCGCGTGTCGAAGTCCCGCGGAAGGACGTTGTGATCAGTTCTTCGCCGACCTCGGCGGGACGGGACGCCACGGCATGCAGACTGTAGTCACACATCGGGTTGCTCCTCGTTCGAGATAGCGACCCGTGCCTGTGTGCGTGTCCCTGAGCATGCTCGCCGCACAATGCCTTTCGCCTGTGCCGCGAGGAGACCGATTGTTGTTTGTCGATCTTGCTGCGGGAGGCGCGGGCCCTATCAAAGTGGACGATAACGCCAACCCTTGGCTTCCTTGTAGGCAATTCTGCGACTCGCGGCCTGCGCGGCCATCACAAATTAGTTTGGCGTGAAGCGCAGTTTCTTTGGAACAAAAATGGCCTCTCGCGCATAGGCAGGGGGCTTCTGTCCGAGCAATGAGGACAGCGCGCGCGTTTTCCCGGCTGCCCATTTTCTTGTCACGTTTCCTGTCACGCGCTTCGCCTTATAAGCATGAGCGCGCTTGCGCTGTTGTCGCTGGCTCGTTGCTCCGTTTGGCATGCGAGCCTTGCAACGCGCGACAACACCACACGCGGCCGAGGCGGCGTTCAACCGCCGCGACCGTCCTGTACGCGGTGCCACTCAGTACTTCCGATACAGCCCGATCAGCTTGCCCTGGATCTTGACGCGGTTCGGCGGGAGTATCCGGACCTCGTAGGCCGTGTTGGCCGGCTCCAGCGCAATGGAAGCACCTCGGCGGCGAAAACGTTTCAGCGTCGCTTCCTCGTCATCGATCAGCGCGACGACGATGTCGCCGGTGTCGGCACTCTCGTTGCGCTGGATCAAAGCCATGTCGCCGTCGAGGATACCGGCATCGACCATGGAGTCGCCGCGCACCTCGAGCGCGTAGTGCTCACCGGAGCCGAGCATGTCGGGCGGCACGCTGATGGTGTGGCTGCGGGTCTGCAGTGCCTCGATCGGTGTGCCGGCGGCGATGCGGCCCATGACGGGCACCGCGACCGGACGCTCACCGTCATCGGCGGTGGAGCTGGCGCTGCGGCCCTTGCCGAGATTGCCTTCGATGACGCTCGGGGTGAAGCCGCGGCGGCTGCCGCCGCCGCTTGCGGAAAGCTCGGGCAGCTTGATCACCTCGATGGCGCGGGCGCGGTTGGGCAGGCGACGGATGAAGCCGCGTTCTTCCAGTGCGGTGATGAGGCGGTGGATGCCGGATTTCGAGCGCAGGTCGAGTGCGTCCTTCATCTCGTCGAACGAGGGCGGGACGCCGGCCTCTTTCAGCCGTTCATTGATGAAACGCAGAAGTTCGTACTGTTTGCGCGTGAGCATCTCGAGCAAGTCCCCCGGTTGATGGTGCCGATTGATGCGACCACGGGAGCGCGGCTCCCATTCTCGGCATCAAAGTAGATACCAGCACTCGAAACAAATCATGAACGGACACTATATGTTCGATATGTGTTCCGCAACCACTTAATTTCCGGTGAACGCGCTCCGAGGGCGCGGAACCGCTGCCCGATCGCCTCAGTCAGGCAGTCGCAGCACGTCGCAAGACGCGCCCGCTTTCGCCGCCGGCGCAAATGGCGGACGGATCAGAAGTGCCTGTGCCGCAGCGAGATTCGCAACCAGCGAGCTGTCCTGGTGATTGACCGGCGTGGCGATCAGCGTGCCGTCGTCGCGCTCGTCGAGCCGCGCGCGCAAGTAATCCTCGCGCTGATCGTTGGCGCCGACGTCGCGGCCGAGCAGGGCGGTTTCACGTGCATGGTGAATCACCGAGCGACCCGAAAGCGCGCGAATCAACGGCACCAGAAACAGGAAGGCGCAGACATAGGAGGAAACCGGATTGCCGGGCAGGCCGATCACCCGGAGCGCGCCGAGCCGGCCGTGCATCATCGGCTTGCCCGGGCGCATCGCAATGCGCCAGAACGCCATGGTCACGCCTTCTGCCCGAAGCGACCGGTGCACCAGGTCATGGTCGCCGACCGAGGCGCCGCCGGTCGTGATCAGGATGTCGGCGCCGGAATCCCGGGCGCGGCGGATGCCCGACGTGGTCGCTTCCAGCGTGTCGGCGGCGACCCCGAGATCGATCGTGTCGGCGCCCTCGGCGCGCGCCAGCGCGCGCAGCGAATAGCCGTTGGAATAGACGATCTGGCCCGGGCCGGGCGTTGAGCCGGGCATCACCAGCTCGTCGCCGGTCGCCAGGATCGCGACCTTGGGCCGGCGCCGCACCGGAAGGTTGGGGTGATTCATGGCGGCCGCGAGCGACAGATGACGGTCGCCAAGCCGGGTGCCTCCTTGCAGCAGCACCTCGCCCTGCCTGAAATCGATGCCGGGGCCGCGGATATGGCGGCCGACGCTGGCCGCCTCGGTGATGCGGATGGTGTTGCCGTCGGCCTCGGTGTCCTCCTGGATCACCACGGCATCGGCGCCGTCGGGGATGACGCCGCCGGTGAAGATGCGCACGGCCTCGCCTTGCCCGACCCGTCGTTCGAACGGGCGGCCGGCTGCGACCTCGCCGATCACGGTCAGCCGCGCGCCTGCCTGCGCCGCATCCGCCGCGCGCACCGCGTAGCCGTCCATCGCCGACATCGCCTGCGGCGGCTGGTTGCGCAGCGCAGCGACATCGCGCGCCAGCACGCGATGGTAGGCGGCATCCAGCGCCACCATTTCCTGTTCCAGCGGTTCGCTGTCTGCGAGGATCGCGGCCAAAGCGTCGGCAACCGGCATGAGGGCCACAGCGAAAACTCCTAAAATTCCTAGATCCCGAGTGCCTCGAGCGCGTCGGCGACGTCGCGCGACGATCGCACCTCGACCGCCTGCAGGCCGCAGGCCCGCGCACCCTCGATGTTTTCGGCGAGATCGTCGAAGAACACAATGCGCGAGGCGGGCACCCCGATCGCTTTCA
This genomic interval from Bradyrhizobium sp. NP1 contains the following:
- the lexA gene encoding transcriptional repressor LexA is translated as MLTRKQYELLRFINERLKEAGVPPSFDEMKDALDLRSKSGIHRLITALEERGFIRRLPNRARAIEVIKLPELSASGGGSRRGFTPSVIEGNLGKGRSASSTADDGERPVAVPVMGRIAAGTPIEALQTRSHTISVPPDMLGSGEHYALEVRGDSMVDAGILDGDMALIQRNESADTGDIVVALIDDEEATLKRFRRRGASIALEPANTAYEVRILPPNRVKIQGKLIGLYRKY
- the glp gene encoding gephyrin-like molybdotransferase Glp codes for the protein MALMPVADALAAILADSEPLEQEMVALDAAYHRVLARDVAALRNQPPQAMSAMDGYAVRAADAAQAGARLTVIGEVAAGRPFERRVGQGEAVRIFTGGVIPDGADAVVIQEDTEADGNTIRITEAASVGRHIRGPGIDFRQGEVLLQGGTRLGDRHLSLAAAMNHPNLPVRRRPKVAILATGDELVMPGSTPGPGQIVYSNGYSLRALARAEGADTIDLGVAADTLEATTSGIRRARDSGADILITTGGASVGDHDLVHRSLRAEGVTMAFWRIAMRPGKPMMHGRLGALRVIGLPGNPVSSYVCAFLFLVPLIRALSGRSVIHHARETALLGRDVGANDQREDYLRARLDERDDGTLIATPVNHQDSSLVANLAAAQALLIRPPFAPAAKAGASCDVLRLPD